The genome window ACGACCATAGGACGTTGAAAACAAGGCTTCCCGTTCGCTCAGCCCTATTTAAGCAACGTACCGGCggattagtagttaggtggGTGACCACTAGCGAATACCCGCTGTTGTATGTATTTTTTTTTTCGATCCTATACCATCTGTCTCTTTTTtgactgctgctgcttacACACTCTTGCTTATTCTGTACATTGACAATCTGCCATCTGTCTAGCGTACAACGTGCTGGTACGTCCCTGCTGGTGTGTTTTGCTGGTTAGCAAAAAGAGCTGGGGACTTCTTTTTTGCTCTACCTCTGCATGTTGGTGTTGACTACGAGCGTGCAATTAGGTAGCGGACTTGTCTGTTTTTATCGTGAAACGTGCAATAGGTATGCATGTGAGAACACTTTCGCACGGTTGGAGTCATCAGCCCTGGTGTGCAGGGTGTGCAAGCAAGTAAACGGTCAACGCCCAGGCAATCAAAGTGTGATTCCCATTCCACGTCTATCCCACGATATAAGGCTGCAAGGAGCTCGTTATCCAAATGACATGTCGTTGAAGATCAGTGCCCGCCAACTCCTGTATATCCCTGCCTGCAAATGCTCAAATGCCAAGTCGTCAATGTGATGCTTTTTTCGTTCCCGTCACCGACTGTCCGCTGTTCTCGCCCTGGTATCATAATCCGGATTTGGTCTGGTCTAGGCggacttcttcttctcggcTTCGGCGGAGAGACGGTCGTGCTCGTCAATGTCGCTATAAGAGTGTTAGTGACTTGACTTGGAGGGTCTTGGAATGTGGGCACGTACATGGCCTCCCATGGGTAGTTGATCCAGACATCGCCGACAGTCTGCGCGGCCAGATACCTTCCCTTGAGTGTCTCCTCGGGGAGAGTGCCCTTCTTCGTCTTGTCCTTGTTGTGCAGCACGAAAATGCTGAACGTGGTCTTCTCATCTGTGCGTCCAGACTTCTTCTGCGCCTCCACAACATCCTTCTCCAGCTCGCGCACCGCGTACTCGAGTGTTGTCCTTGTGTCGTCGACCTCGTCGACAATGAGCACGTTCTTGCCAATCAAGTTCGCCATCTCGAGCGAGGACAAATCAAGCCATTGCGTGCGGGTGACCTTGGTGCCGGGGACCTCGACCTCCGAGTCGCCTGAGCCGCCAAGCTGCTCGTACAGAGAGAGGCCGATGGCCTGGATGGGGATGTTGGGTGTGCCGTCGCGCTTGAGGAACGAGCGCAGAATGCGAGCAGGGACGTAGCCACCGCCACCGATGGCGATCATGAGGTTGGGCTTGAACTCGTCAAGGATTCTGGGTGCCGCATCCTGGCAGTGCTTGTGCACCTGCGTTGTGTCAGAGCGTTGTGGTCGTTTTGCGCGACTTGTAGACGAATCCCCTGGTGAAAAATATAGGTTTGAGATTTTGGGGCGTGATCTGTGCCGAGACGCATGGTGCGTAGTAGTACATTGACAGTAGAGTCAATTGTAGTACAATCTGCACGTAAAATCCACCGCGGCGCGTTCGAAGAAAGCACGTACCTGGTTGTATGTGACGTAGAGCTTCTCGACCATGATTGCGGATGTTGTGTGAAGGAGTAGTATGGATGAGGCGCAAAGTATAAAGTATTGAACTCGTCACTAATGGACTTGGGAGAAGAAAAAAATTGGGCGCGGAGCACGCCGACAATGCACGGCGTGGGGTAAAATTGCGAGGTCAAAGATTCGAATGCGAGCCCCGCGCTAGTGTGGAAGACGTTAGCTTGCGGACTACAAATCTCACCGCACCTTCCTCTTCACTCCTTTCGTATTTTCAACGGTATCTAACTCGATGACCAAAGACAGATTGTAGGCCACTTTCTGATTCGTTCCTGCACAGGCAGTGTTGTGAACATGTGTGCTGTTGCAGAAAACAACTATGAATCTTTGCTTAAGAAAGAAGCCTGAAGGTCTCCCGCACGTCTTAGTAGGACCTTTCTTTCTATCGACCTTGGCTCACGCCCGTAGAGCTTGTGTGGATTACCTCCCAGGATCCTACACCTTCCAATGCACCCTCCCTTTCTGGCAGCTGCACTGTATGATCGTAGCAACAGACACGAAAAGCAGCTTTATACGGCCGTACCATGTACATGTCGTTGATGAGTAGGTCTTCGCAGTCTCTAGGCTCTATTTGCATGGGCTCCGAATAGTCATGCTTTATAAGTGGATCGCAACGAGGATCACAGGCAGTACCCCTGTGAACGAAGATGTGATCCTTGGTGCCAGCCTCGATGAAAGTATCCTTCCACCAAACAATAGGGAGGCTGGTCGCATTTAGCCCGTGGTGATATGGGATTGTGAAAGAACTGAGGCTTTCGTCGAACTGGAGTGGGTGGATACTCTTGCCTTGCAACATGAACAAACCATCATGGCTCGCCGGTACGAAACGCAAACCTCTTCGGTCGCTGTGTGTGAGTTGGTCGTGGTCGTAGCCTTCGAGTACGTGTTCGGAAGCGAGGAGACACTCGCCTGCGTAAGTGAGCCGATAGTACAGTATCTTCGGACATCTGGGGGCATTCTGAGAAATAGCAGGGTCAAGCAGGCACAAAACAATCGTCTCACTAGCCGTTTGAAGCAGTAGGCCTACCTCGGGCTGATCTGCTGCGAGGTTTAGCTGACAACCCAAGAAGAGGGAATCATCGTAGCTGAGACTGATCGACCTGCCCTGCTGAGTATCAAAGTTCCAGATGTAGACAAGTAAGCCGGCCTGAAGGTATGCTGCGCAAGCTACTGTGCGCTCTCGACACGTAACGACTGACAGCAGCTTCGAATTTGAAACCCGAAACCTTCTCAATGGGCCTGTGCTGTTCAGTTCCGCGACGTATGCCGTGGTGAGTGTGGTGAAGACTACAATTTCGCCGGACGCGAACACATTCCGGATGCGCTCGCGGGCGACGCCGTTGAGAGTTTGCGAGGTCCATGACCTCATGTTCAGTAATCGCACCTGATGATGGTTTTCGTCGAGCCATATGAGATTATCATGCACAAGTAGTTGGGTCAGTCCAAGCTTTGCTGAGATTGTAAAGCTACTGTCTGGCTGGGCTGATCGAGGCCCGTTGCGAAAGGCGCGAACACTTCGAGCTTTACAGCGGCAGAAGTTGAGATTGGCGCGTTGAAGATCCACTGTGCCACCATACCAGCTGTCCAGGTTGTTCTTCAACACGACCAAACTTCGCAGTCTCTCGGCCCATGATCTAGATACCTAGAGAGGTTAGCGTGCAGTACAAACTCAGCACGCAACAAAGCGACTACGTACGAGCTGCAATCGCCAGGGTGTGGTTGTGTCAAGATACGAGAATACATGAGTGACTAGCTCCACGGGCAGTTGACCGATGATGTCGGATTGGAAAGTCTGTTTGCTGGCAAGGGACTTTACGAACCTCCACTCGTGTGGTGTCAGCTCCGTGAACAGAGTTTCCAGGGCGTGTTGCCTCGAGTCAGACGTTGACAGTCGCGCGAACGCTTCCGCTAGACCCGTGCTCGCCATTTCGGGCACGTCAGCAGCCTTATCCGGGGTAGCAAAGGGCGAGCAGGAGCCAGTTTGCCGATCTGGCACGCTTGGTGACGTTCGTCGAGGGGTTGGAAGAAAGTGGGACGGTTGTCCAGAACGGGCGGCTCTCGAGGATGTCCCTTGATCGAGGCACGACGGAGCCTTTAGGGCATCCTCGTGGCGACTAGCGCCGGTAGTTGCGAGGGCTGGCTGCATGCACATGACGGggcaaaaaaaaaaaaacatCCGACGTGGAAGATGTGTGCATGTGCATGTACAGCGGGCACAAGGTGCCGGGGCGTTGAGGCCTGTCAACGAGGTGCTGCCATTCAGGTAGTGAAGTGCGCATATGCACATGGCATGAGGTGCGGCTGTACAAGGCTACCGGTACAAGCTGTTACGCTACGAGGGCCCGCAGCCAGACGTTCAACGTTGTACAGTACATGGCAGGACGGTTCCAAGACTGTTCTAGAGTGCCGCGGCCGTTTCAGCTGATGGGGATGCATGTGGCCGGCCGACGTGTGCGCGAAGCTTGAGCTGCTTGTCATGGAGCAAGAGAAGAATTTAGAAAGCTGCTCCAAGACAGCGCATGGCAAGCTTGCTGACAGTGGGCCAAGGAGCGCAAGCCCAGACCTGGTGTTGTCGTTGCCACCAGCCTGGCTTCGTTTGCTGGTTGCGTGTGCCCCTCCAGCTCCCGTGGCAGCGTTGGGCAGCGCTGGCATCGATCCCCTCGGGTGGATGCTTGTAGTCTTGGAGATGGGCACAGGCCACGCGGGCGGAAGCCAGCAGCGTTCCCCTCGACTAGCTGGCACATGTGTGTCGGTGTCTGTCTGTGCTTGTGGTTGTGCGTgcggttgtggttgtggttgtgcgtgtggttgtggttgtggttgtggttgtgtttgtgcgtgtgcgtgtgcgtgtgcgtgtgcgtgcgCCTGCATCTCCTCCTCTCCTTTCACGGATGAGACTTTTTGCGACGCGCGCCCTCCACTGTCTCAGGCTCTCAGCAGCTCCCTTTGCGAGCTAGTCCCCCCACGCTGCCGGGCCGGGCGTGTACCCAACTACCTGTCTTGCGCTGCACACAGCCAGCCTGCGTGGAAGCCGTGGGTGCGACACATGCGACACACGGTGTAGATGCTGTAGAGAAGCCAACGCGCCCCGTCTGCCTCGTCCCTCCTGCGCCCGCCTCGACCGCCTCGACCGCAGCAGGCCCGCTTCCGAGCTGTTGCCCGGCGCCACGGCGTCCGCTGGAAAAGACAAGACGACGGGCTGCCCCTCCGCCCCTCTGCGCCTCTGCACCTCTGCACCCACCCTCTGCCCTACCTCGCGCACCCTGCAGCCCTGCAGCCCTGCAGCCCACGCCCGCGGTGTTGTTGCAGAAGGCCAGCACAAGCGCCCCGGCTCGACCGCGCTGTTCCAGGGCCTTGCCGGTCTAGCACCCCAACGCCCCAACCGGGCTGCCATTCCTTGTGCTCTTGCGCTGCACCTCCACCCCATGGCCTCTGTCGCAGAAGCTCGCCGGAGCCCTTTTGCCGGCGACCGCAACCCGAACATGCACAGGTCCATCCCCATCCTGCCCTCGTCCGCCTCCTCGCTGGCGCCCCCACGAGACCCAATGGACCTGACGCCcgcctcgacctcgacctcgacctcgacctcggcCATGGACCCGCCGACCTTGACTGTGTCCAGCCCAGACCGGGACCGACTCCTCACGCCCACACACCAGACGCACacgcactcgcactcgcactcgcactcgcacccGCACacgcacccgcacccgcacacgcacccgcacccgcactcgcactcgccATTGGCAAACGGCGACTCGGACACCCACGCGCCCAGCAGCACCGCCagcgccaacgccaacgtCAACGTCAGCGTCAACGCCAATGCCAGCTCTGCGCCTGTCGTGGGCGCGGCTGCAGCTGCACAGCAGCCCAAGGTGGTGCAGACGGCCTTTATACACAAGCTCTACAAGTGCGTCCACCCCACGCGTGGGCAATTGCATGCACCTACTGACACAGGCGCAGCATGCTCGAGGATCAGAGCATCCAGCACCTCATTTCCTGGTCCAGCACAAACGAAAGCTTCGTCATGTCGCCTTCGAGCGAATTTTCAAAAGTCCTGTCGTACGTACCCTACCACCCCAGCCATCCCCCCCTCGTGCACTACTGACACGCGCGCCAGCTCGTACTTCAAGCACACAAACATCTCCTCGTTTGTCCGCCAGCTGAACATGTACGGATTTCACAAAGGTGGGTGACTTGCGCACACAGTGGGACCGAGGCTTGCTAAGCTCGACCAGTGAGCGACGTTTTCCACACAGGGTCGCCAGATTCGCCTCTGTGGGAGTTCAAGCACGGAAACGGCAACTTCAAGCGCGGCGACCTCGTGGGCTTGCGTGAGATCAAACGGCGAGCCTCGAGACATGCCCTCATACACCGCGACTCGTTTTCCACCCCCAAGCTCCCCACCGGCCCCCCGCCGACTACACAGCCCATCGAGCAGATGCCCGATCCCGTCGAGTCGCGCCTCAACGCTCTCGAGTACAACTTGCATAACATGCACTCGCACATACAACGCTCCGAGGACACCTGCGCCTATCTCAGCCAGAAAGCAGCCGTCTTGATGGAAGGCATGATGCGCTGTCATCAGGTGCGCCAGATTCTCGAAAAATATAGCTACCCAGCTGACGCAATCGCAGTGGAACCAGGAGCTCACCCATCACATAATGGACCTCGTGCCAGATCCAGATCACCCGGTGCACAAGAACAGTATGTGAATGGTACATGTTGCTAATCACAACCTACTGATCCCTCCCACCAGTCGCACTGATGCACCGAGACATCAGCCGATATACCGAAATGCTGCGCACATTAGATCAGCCAGAAGAGCCGGTTTCAGCGAGATCTGCGTATTTCATGCAGCTGGACAGTAACGGACCACCGCTCTCGCCACGAGCAATGCCCCATGACCAGTATCCAGACTCTCGACGCGGATCTTTGGCTGGCCCTCCGCGACAGACGCCTGTAAAACCTCCCGTCCCAGCGCACCTTGCCATCTCCCCACGTCGCTATGGCTCGATCGGCACAGGAAACTACTCACCGTCGTCAGCCAGACCGCCGGCGGCACATCAGCCACCCCCACCGCCTCCACCGCCTCCACCCTCCATCCAAGCTCCAGGAGGAAACGGGCGAAACAATGTGGGGAGCGGAGCCTCGCCCCCATACAACCAATTCCAGCGGCGACACACTTCTGCAGATATCCGCACGCTCGGCTGGCAGCCACAGCCCCCACCCACGCATTCACCCTACGCATCTGGCCACAACTCCACACAATGGCCCTCTTCACCCCACAGGCCGCCCATTGGAGGTGGCGACGAGCAACTCCGCAACGCCCTGGAGTCCTACCAGCTTCCTCGGGGTCCGCGTgggcggacatcaagacaaGGCACGCCACCGGATGGTCCTCCCTCCTCTTTGAACCCCGACAGCGGCTGGACACTACCCGGAGCCCGCTACCCGTTCAAGGGCTTCGACACGCCCGGGCCGCCGACACGTCGCTCGAGCATGGCATCGAATGTTCACTCACTCCTGAATCCCGCCGAGACCGCCGAGAGGGCCGACGAAGACGAGCCCGAGGATCCacggaagaggaagaggatgcAGTAAAAGCATGCATGTCACGCATTGCAACATTGTCACCACGAACATTCTCTACATCCCCACAAGCTCTGTTTTTGCTTCAGGAGGCTATGGCTTTGACTACTGCCCAGCACTTTGTTTTGTCTCTTCTGTCCAATGTCACCTACGGAGGCTATCTACTCACCATTTACGCCTCGTACGCGTGCTTCCATGCATCCATCAGTCCATCTTTTTTTTTTGTCTCACGGTCTTTCCTATCAGATATCCACGCATCTTACATGCCTCAGTCTCATCTCCGCCATCTTCACGTCCTCATCCTCATCAACATTCAACCCGTGCAtcaaccaaccaaccaaccaaccaaaCAAATAAATAAATAACGAATCAGTGCATCTCGCTGTCTACATACCAAACCGTACTCGCAATCCTAATTCTGGTCGTAGTCCGTGCCACTCCATCCATCCGTCCACCTCACTAAACACACCCGCAGTACTCACAATCCCTTCAGTACAATACAATGCTCACAGAACAATACAGCTCACACAGCTCCCCACTGTTCGTAGCATGCAGACCCTTGAGTTCTGGAATAGTATACACATGGTATACACATGGTATATACATTATCCACTCATGTCCAATCCAATCTAATCTAATCCATTCCAATCCAATCCAATATCATCTTTTCCATCCATCTAAGCCCTGGCCAGCAATTTAACGATTTAACGATTTAGCAATTTAACGATTTGGCGATTTAGAAGTGTAGTCCCAGCGTCCTATTGTCGTAGTATGGCACGGATGCCAGGCTGTCTCGGTATTGATGGGGGACTTGAGGAGTGTGGTTGGTTAGTTTCATTGTGTGCAGATGGatggagagagagagagaggacCAGGGTACGCAAATCAGTTGGTCGGTAGGCAGAAAGATAGGACAGGACAAGATAGGACAAAATAGGACAAGATAGGACAAGACtggacaagacaagacaagacgagacgagacgagacgtTGATAACATAGAAGTAGCAAAGGACCAAACGTTCAAGGTCATCAAGTCATGTGTCATTAGGTATCCCAATGTCCATCCTTCCTTGCCTGTTCGTTCCAGTCCTGTCCCATCCTTCCCTTTCCTTTCCGACCCAACCGGACGTCTTCGATTCGGTCGCCCGCTTCTCTAGGTAATCCCGCCCATCCCGCACAAAGGGGGTATATGGTAATTATTATACACGAACGACAAGTTGCCTTTTTGTACGCCTGGAGCCCGACCTTGGGACTCGCTGCCTGTGTATGCATGCTGAACGCCGCTCGCCATGAAACTTACAAGGAACAATGAGAAAAGGGAAAGGTAACGTGGCACTGCTGTGCTGTGTGGTGCGGTGTATGAGAGCATCTAGCTTCTCATTCTCCTAAATCGCCGGCTGGCCTTTCTTCGGAGGCCGCCCATGGTTCTTTTAACGCTTTCTCCGTCCGTCTCGTCCGCCTCCTGTTTCTGACTTGGACCTGGCACACCCAGCGTTTGGTTGTTTTGCCGCGCACTCTTCACGCTATTCTGATGCGCAATCGTCTTGTTCTGCTCGCGCCAAAACAACCTCTTCTGATCAATGACGCTTTGGCTCAAGCTTCCGAATCCTTTCTTGACGAACGCGAAGTCGTGCAAGATGTTGGGATCAATACACGTGCGCGGCAGATTCTGCACGAGCATGAATAGCTCTCCGTCGCCCGGGCGGTACTTGCGGATTTCGGACTCGCCAAGCTTAAATACGGCAAGAGCGTAGCGGTACAGCGCCCGGGGCCCTTCGTAGAGGAATGCGTCCCAAACTCGGAGGACGGTCTCGATGGGGAGGACGCCAACGAAGAGGGACATGAACCAGCTTGTGCAAGACAGGGCAACAGTGGGCTGGCGCTGGAACTTTGAGTTCGGGTGGGCATGTGAGCCGGCGCCAGAGTTGATGAGGTCTGTATCGTTGATGCTGGCCCAGACTTTGGGGAGGTAGTCTTTGATGAGCATCATGAGCACATTTACTTCTGTGTTTGCGAGCGAGCGGGCGTGGGCTCCGGGAAGGTGGTTTTGCGTGATGATGGTGAGAAGGATGAAGACTTTTTCCTTGTCTTGCTTGAGGAAGAGAAGCAGAAGACCGGCAATGAAGTTGAGGGACTGACAGTACCCAATACTGGGGTTGTTGAGGGCGAAGCAGGAGAGGACTTCGCGCAGATCCTGTATCAACACGGGCTCGTCGTCTGATTCCCCATCGAGGAGATCGGTCGCTGGCTCGGGGCGGAAGTGGATGTTGTCGGGGAACGTCCGGTCGAGATCACGCTCAATCGCGTCTTTGTCGTCCTTGTTCAGCTCGTCACGCTTGACTCGTGCGGCTAGTGAGGCGTACAGGCCAATGTTCTTCCTCTGCTGGAGCGTGTGCTGGCCGCCAGAATAGTACCACCACATAGCTCCACGCCACTCCGGAGGATAGCCTTTGCGAGCATAACGCTTGACTTTCTCGTTCATCTCGGGGAACGTGGTTGGGTCGGTTGTTGAGAGGCCCTGCTTCGACATCAGTGCGATCCACTTGTTCCGGCGCCGGTTGATGTGCTCTTCATATCTCGCGGCCCACACATTGTGCTCTTGCACGCTGATGTTCAGAGATGCTTTTTTGAACCCGTAGCGATCGCGTTCTGCAGGACTTGCCATCTTCCGAAGTGCAGGTGCAGATCCTGGGTTACGCTCAATTTGTGTGGGCGCGTTTGTACGCGATGCCTCAGCAGTTTTGGTGGGCTTCATAAACGAGTCAAGCCCAAAACCACTCTTGCGGTCGTACACACTGGTCGAAGCTCGGCGCGGAATTGCCTCATCTTCATCAACCTCCGGTAGTGGCTGAGATTTCTGCAGGGCTGGGGACTGCATCGCTGGGTCCACCTTCTGAATCGACTCGGTCGACACCATTCGCGATGTACTCGGCCTCTTCGAGTGTCTGCGCGAGTAAGCCTCAATGTCTGCCCAATCTCGCCGCAACATGCGCGCCTTGTTCATGGGCAGACGCGGAAGGGCCGCAATCTCGCGATGCATCTCGGACATTTGTGCCCGCTTGGCACTCGGCATCCTAGCGGGCAGTCCATCCTCATGGGGTGGTTGTACAATCGTGCTGGGTGCACCGAGGGAAAGTGCCTGCAGGGTCATTGAGATGCGCCGAGGCAGCTCCCCGCTTGATCGTTGCCGTTCATCAGATCTCTTCTTGTTGGTCAGCGCCGTGACAGCTTCGATCGTTCTCGGTGTATATTGGGCCTGGAATGGGCTGATTTGCAGAGGGGGTATCTGATGCGGCCTCAACTCGCCCTCTGCTGCACCCTGCGTGTCGTCATCAAGCAAACTTGTGTCTGAGGTGTCGGTTGCCGAAGGTGGGCGGATGGAGAGACGATGCTTCCTGAGGCCAGCTTTTTCGGTCCTGCCGTTTAGAGGCCGCACGGGAGCGTTGTCCCATTGCTTGAGATTCTCGGATGACTGGAACGAGGATAAGGAATCTATGTCGCGAGACGGCGTTTGTGATAGCTCCGGCGGTTCCAGATCGAGGGCCATTGGCGATGGATCGCATACCTTGTCGCCAATCATGGAGTAGCCTCGCTCGTCCTCATCGTAGCAGTACGCGTCAATGACATCGTCCACGGCGCTGAACAGGTCCTGTTCTTCGTCCTCCTCTGCAAGCTCAGAGGTCTGTATTGTCTCTGGCGAACCGTCACGGTCGCGCAGACGGTCTCTAGACTGATCTCTCGAGTATATGCTGTTCTGGCGGTCACTCGCAACAGAGCTGCGTGCGGTCGCTATACTGCTGCGTTCTGTGCTGACCTCCATGGCGCTCGAGGATGTGTATGTGTAGCCCGACCTGGAGCTGAAGCGAGGCTCTTCGGCGCGCAGCTGGCGGATCGGAGGTGGAGGGTAGTAGTCGGAGTGAGACCAGTTCGGCACACCACGGTTGGGCTTGTACGTGCCTGAGAGGTTCGAGCGCTCGCCACTGCGGTACTGGCCGTAGTCGGGTGTCGAGGTGACGGACCGCAGCGGCGGGGTGGGGTTGAACGAAGCTTGTGACGAGCTAGTGTAGCCGCGAGCTCTGATGGGCGATATGGGGCCAGAGACGTCTTCTGAAGACGAGTCCCACTGCGGGCCATTGGATGTGGGAGGATTGCTGGCGAGGGGGTTGAAGATGGCGCGCAGGTCGGGAGACCCGGGCCCACTGCCCTCGCGTCTCATGGCGGGGGCCATGACGGGCGAGGATGTGGGGTGCTCGGTCTGGGGGAGGTGTGCGTACTGGGACGGGGACACGGCGGCATGGCGGAGGAGGGAGGGGGCCCGTTGTCGCGGAGGAGGGTACTTGGGGGACGGTAGGGCGATGGACTGCAGGGTGGGGCTCTCCGAGAGAGCAGGGCTGTAGGCGCGGCGCTCGTAGGCGGGCGACACGGAGGTGTCCATGTTTAGTTTCACGGGCAGAAGGCCTCTCTTGGCGCTCAGTCCTCCTCTTTTCGCTGCATAGTAGGGGTCTCGCGGCGGTGGAGAGGCGGGCGGCGTGTCGCAGGACCGGGGCGTGAAGGCCAGGTACTGCAGCCGGGAATGGGCGGAGGAGTTGAAGGGCGTGCTGTAGCTGTCGTCGGTAGGGGTCCAGTGGGAGGTCGAGGGAGAGGACGacgaggtggtggtggtggtggtggtggtagtgaTGCCAGGCCGGTAAAGGGCATCAGCCATTGCAGCGGAACTGGTAGCGCGCAGGGGTGCTCATTCGAGCGGGAAGGCAGGGAGCTCGGTCGTCGTGGCTTGCGGCGAAGTCATTATCTCGAGAGGGAGCGGACGGAGGCTGTTCGAGGATAGCGTTTGGGGAGTGGGAGGCTGAGGTGTGGAGCTGCTGGAGCTGCTAGAGGTGCCGGCGGCAGTGTTTGAGCCTGGGCGTGGGCACGTCTGAAACACAAAAAGCACTACTGAAAGGACTGCCTGTTCCGGGCTCCGGAGTGGTCACTGCCACGGCTCGGGACGACAGGAGGGCGCCTAGCAAGAACGAGCGAGGGAAGGAATGCGGCCGAGAGAAGGGCAGCTTTGGGCAGTGTGCGGGCGTCAAGGAGCGTGATGTGTGCCTGGCCACGGGCTGGGCGACGCGTTGTTTGTGTGGGCGTCGTGTGGACGT of Ascochyta rabiei chromosome 7, complete sequence contains these proteins:
- a CDS encoding Flocculation suppression protein; the protein is MASVAEARRSPFAGDRNPNMHRSIPILPSSASSLAPPRDPMDLTPASTSTSTSTSAMDPPTLTVSSPDRDRLLTPTHQTHTHSHSHSHSHPHTHPHPHTHPHPHSHSPLANGDSDTHAPSSTASANANVNVSVNANASSAPVVGAAAAAQQPKVVQTAFIHKLYNMLEDQSIQHLISWSSTNESFVMSPSSEFSKVLSSYFKHTNISSFVRQLNMYGFHKVSDVFHTGSPDSPLWEFKHGNGNFKRGDLVGLREIKRRASRHALIHRDSFSTPKLPTGPPPTTQPIEQMPDPVESRLNALEYNLHNMHSHIQRSEDTCAYLSQKAAVLMEGMMRCHQWNQELTHHIMDLVPDPDHPVHKNIALMHRDISRYTEMLRTLDQPEEPVSARSAYFMQLDSNGPPLSPRAMPHDQYPDSRRGSLAGPPRQTPVKPPVPAHLAISPRRYGSIGTGNYSPSSARPPAAHQPPPPPPPPPPSIQAPGGNGRNNVGSGASPPYNQFQRRHTSADIRTLGWQPQPPPTHSPYASGHNSTQWPSSPHRPPIGGGDEQLRNALESYQLPRGPRGRTSRQGTPPDGPPSSLNPDSGWTLPGARYPFKGFDTPGPPTRRSSMASNVHSLLNPAETAERADEDEPEDPRKRKRMQ
- a CDS encoding hypoxanthine-guanine phosphoribosyltransferase; the protein is MVEKLYVTYNQVHKHCQDAAPRILDEFKPNLMIAIGGGGYVPARILRSFLKRDGTPNIPIQAIGLSLYEQLGGSGDSEVEVPGTKVTRTQWLDLSSLEMANLIGKNVLIVDEVDDTRTTLEYAVRELEKDVVEAQKKSGRTDEKTTFSIFVLHNKDKTKKGTLPEETLKGRYLAAQTVGDVWINYPWEAIDIDEHDRLSAEAEKKKSA